The Coffea arabica cultivar ET-39 chromosome 2c, Coffea Arabica ET-39 HiFi, whole genome shotgun sequence genome includes the window GGTTTTAAATAAATGTTGCCAATAAGTTGTAAATATTGCACCAACAATGGTCACACAAAACCTTTGCTGACCATTCAAGTCACTGAGTTGATAGATGGATTCTTCATTGGATGCTCCACGAACCATGGCCTTATCTTAAGTTGCCTTTAATCTTAAGATTGGCTTCATGAACAATCAAAGTTTAGCTGCAGTTATTTTGCTTGTCTAGAAGATCACTATCCAAAGGGATTAGCCATTCGTAGTTGTTAAAAACATATAAAGGGAATAAACAACCAATTGCTCCAGCTTAGGACCAAAGAGGTGTAATAAGAATGGAGTCTGCGGCAGTCCAATATGTATCTGAATGTTTTATCAAACCAAAGTACACGCTAGAagggtcaaaacaaccaatgttCTTGTCAACATGTGACTTGATTGGTCTTTACATAATACATGCAGAAGTTCCTTCTTTTTGCAAAGCCACTAGGATTTAACATGAACCAACTTGGAGAACTTGTGCAGAAGATCAAGGAATCTTTTTGCCTTACCCTTGTTCATTTCTATCCATTAGCGGGTCGTCTTGCAACactaaaaaaagaagagagtatAGACTTGGCAATTTACATTGCCTGCAATAAAGGTTCCAGGGCTCGATTTATCCACGCATCGCTAGACCTGGCTATAGATGATATACTTTCACCAACATATGCTCCTGGGAATGTGAGATCATTCTTTGATCACAGGAGGTCAATCAACTATTATGGTCACACAAAGTCTTTGTTGACCATTCAAGTCACTGAATTGATAGATGGAATCTTCATTGGATGCTCCATGAACCATATGGTTGTGGATGGAACATCTCTCTGGCATTTCTTGAACTCTTGGTAGAAAATATTCAAAGCCGGGGGAGAACAAGTGTAATCTCAAGACCTCCAATACATGATCATCGATTGTTTTCTCAAGGATGATATATTCCATTTTTTAGCCTGCCACTAACTTACGACTAGCATGGTCAAGTCATTATCAACAGAGATGAAGTAGATAAAGCGCCAGAAGATGTGATTAGGGAAAGAATATTCCATTTCTCATCAGAGTCAGTGGCAAAGCTGAAAGCAAAACAAATGTTGAATACAATACCACTGAGATTTCCTCCTTGCAAGCATTGTTGGC containing:
- the LOC140035568 gene encoding protein ENHANCED PSEUDOMONAS SUSCEPTIBILITY 1-like, with protein sequence MQKFLLFAKPLGFNMNQLGELVQKIKESFCLTLVHFYPLAGRLATLKKEESIDLAIYIACNKGSRARFIHASLDLAIDDILSPTYAPGNVRSFFDHRRSINYYGHTKSLLTIQVTELIDGIFIGCSMNHMVVDGTSLWHFLNSW